The following proteins come from a genomic window of Chryseobacterium glaciei:
- a CDS encoding type VI secretion system Vgr family protein: MFQDNKSTKIQGPKSIKDPVSQIQEKAEAKVIKATEEKLQKVNGAAQKATQKVAKAQQTYSTVSQGSNMFMNQVVSPNNPSIIEDKVWSKQPTSKIHNASAIPQSQISGINRVVKLEIIIEGKTVKHFKHFKLTQSAVKHHEFSLMLAHDSLGNTENHNLEEAQNFLGKRITVVFKYKDIEDGPERNFVGVITEVGFSQEKGSLGNIVLTGSSPTVLLDAAPHIQSFGGAQEISLNSIADQVIKEGLGQNKFDYRVDAQHGNVTYSSQYEETHYNYLARIAEAYGEQFYYDGEVLHFGKLPPQEKPVKLTYGSSVNDVKIKMKAQHVNPTFYGYNSSKNEKLTTGRSKISHTSDIAKRAYEISEKTFQTPSLRVAPIKAVSFMDIDASQKGTAGSKASNVFVTSGATTVPFLYPGCIADIEMRKTDTNQTSYFTKLMIVEVNHEVDARGYYTGTFDAIASDTGFIPRPEFQLPKAEAQFAKVTSNTDPMNQGRVQVQFDWQSGSSTTEFIRVMTPDAGSSDKVNKNRGFMAVPEIDDQVIINFVHQHPDRPFVMGGMFHGAIGAGGGQNNIIKSLSSRSGNKLELNDGEGSVFLTDQGGANMKFDGAGNATTNANNDKTVTVGNNNCVNAGAKHSTDVGKGQSVLTMDKDGVIDLNGAQKVTLRVGDSYIEITGTSITVHSKNINVEGETTKVIGSTTTEVGKTGGAPGMIVDSNVKIKGGQVDIN, from the coding sequence ATGTTTCAGGATAACAAATCAACAAAGATACAAGGCCCCAAAAGTATAAAAGACCCTGTTTCTCAGATACAGGAGAAGGCTGAAGCAAAAGTAATAAAGGCAACTGAAGAAAAACTTCAAAAAGTAAATGGCGCAGCACAAAAAGCAACCCAAAAAGTTGCGAAAGCCCAACAAACTTATTCTACAGTTTCGCAAGGTTCAAATATGTTTATGAACCAGGTCGTTTCGCCAAATAATCCATCAATCATAGAAGATAAAGTCTGGTCTAAACAGCCGACTTCCAAAATACATAATGCATCAGCGATTCCCCAAAGTCAAATTTCGGGGATCAATCGTGTGGTGAAACTTGAAATCATTATTGAAGGAAAAACGGTAAAGCATTTTAAGCATTTTAAACTGACTCAAAGTGCTGTTAAGCATCACGAATTTAGTTTAATGTTGGCTCACGACAGCTTAGGAAATACCGAAAATCATAATCTTGAAGAAGCTCAGAATTTTTTAGGAAAACGTATTACGGTAGTTTTCAAATATAAAGATATAGAAGATGGCCCGGAAAGGAATTTTGTCGGAGTTATTACAGAAGTAGGCTTCAGTCAGGAAAAAGGAAGTCTTGGAAATATTGTTCTTACAGGTTCAAGTCCGACGGTTCTTTTGGACGCTGCTCCGCATATTCAAAGTTTTGGTGGTGCACAGGAAATCAGTTTGAACAGCATTGCCGATCAGGTTATTAAAGAAGGATTAGGACAAAATAAATTCGATTACAGAGTAGACGCACAACATGGAAATGTTACGTACAGCTCTCAGTACGAAGAAACACATTATAATTATTTGGCCAGAATTGCGGAAGCATATGGCGAACAATTCTATTATGACGGCGAAGTTCTGCATTTCGGAAAACTTCCGCCACAGGAAAAACCTGTGAAACTTACCTACGGAAGCAGCGTGAATGATGTTAAAATTAAAATGAAAGCACAGCACGTTAATCCTACTTTTTATGGCTATAACAGCAGTAAAAATGAAAAACTCACAACAGGAAGATCAAAAATAAGTCATACCTCAGATATTGCTAAAAGAGCTTACGAAATCTCGGAAAAAACCTTTCAAACTCCTTCGTTGAGGGTTGCTCCCATAAAAGCAGTATCCTTTATGGATATTGATGCTTCCCAAAAAGGAACCGCAGGAAGTAAAGCTTCTAACGTATTTGTTACCTCTGGAGCAACTACAGTTCCATTTTTGTATCCGGGATGCATTGCAGACATTGAAATGCGTAAAACAGATACCAATCAGACTTCTTATTTCACTAAATTAATGATTGTTGAAGTAAATCATGAAGTTGATGCAAGAGGATATTACACAGGAACTTTCGATGCAATAGCTTCAGATACCGGATTTATTCCACGTCCGGAATTCCAGTTGCCAAAAGCCGAAGCTCAGTTTGCAAAAGTGACCTCCAATACAGATCCTATGAATCAGGGACGTGTACAGGTTCAGTTTGATTGGCAAAGCGGATCATCAACCACAGAATTTATCCGAGTAATGACTCCCGATGCGGGAAGCAGCGATAAAGTGAATAAAAACCGAGGCTTTATGGCAGTTCCTGAAATTGATGATCAGGTGATTATTAATTTTGTTCATCAGCATCCTGACCGTCCTTTTGTAATGGGAGGAATGTTTCATGGCGCCATTGGAGCGGGAGGCGGACAAAATAATATCATAAAAAGTTTAAGCAGCCGCAGCGGAAATAAATTAGAACTAAATGATGGCGAAGGCTCAGTTTTCCTTACCGATCAGGGCGGTGCTAATATGAAATTCGACGGTGCCGGAAATGCTACAACCAACGCCAATAATGATAAAACAGTAACAGTAGGAAATAATAACTGTGTAAACGCGGGAGCAAAACACAGCACTGATGTCGGAAAAGGGCAAAGTGTTCTCACAATGGATAAAGATGGAGTTATTGATCTTAATGGAGCTCAAAAAGTTACGTTGAGAGTTGGTGACAGCTATATTGAAATAACCGGGACAAGTATTACAGTTCACTCAAAAAATATTAACGTTGAAGGAGAAACCACGAAAGTGATAGGATCAACCACCACAGAAGTTGGAAAAACAGGAGGTGCTCCGGGAATGATCGTAGACAGCAATGTAAAAATAAAAGGTGGACAGGTCGATATAAACTAA